The Oncorhynchus kisutch isolate 150728-3 linkage group LG8, Okis_V2, whole genome shotgun sequence DNA segment actgtcactgtgtctgtttccactgtcactgtgtctgtttccactgtcactgtgtctgtttccactgtcactgtgtctgtttccactgtcactgtgtctgtttccactgtcactgtgtctgtttccactgtcactgtgtctgtttccactgtcactgtgtctgtttccactgtcactgtgtctgtttccactgtcactgtgtctgtttccactgtcactgtgtgtttccactgtgtctgtttccactgtcactgtctgtttccactgtcactgtgtctgtttccactgtcactgtctgtttccactgtcactgtgtctgtttgCACTGTCGCCGGGTCTGTTTCCACTGTCGCCGGGTCTGTTTCCACTGTCGCCGGGTCCGTTTCCATCCAGATGTGTATGTAGCATTTCGCCACCATGCCTGCAtcaagcatggtggcgacacagtaaagaggctcagagaaaatgccaccgaatcgcttgttcacagcctggAGTACTTTTTTACGTTTTAACCCCACGGTTACTTGCTAGTGTGTACCGTTGTTCGACTGGTctgcgaaagccaacatcacccacgacagagaacggttgattgtcaagggcaatgaattccattatcttggagttaatggatttcgcctttgagttgtctcgctgaaatgttcttactctttcagatgactgctcgacttgaacttgtttagttgttggaagtgtgTTCTTACTGTGTAGCGCTGTATTTTttgtggcgtcattacgtcatctgCTTCGTCATATACGTATCCATGTCAGCTTTGACaccggttttgcacatcggccttaaactagacatcgggccgatgttggtatttttagctaatatcggcagATTTCCAATATTCTCactgatatatcgtgcatccctaatcgcagctttattctaaaatgtattaaattgttttttcacccccattaatctacacacaataccccataatgacaaagcaacaacaggttattagaattttttgcaaatgtattaaaaatataaaacggaaatattacatttgcataagtattcagaccctttactcagtactttgtttgaaacacctttggcagtgattacagccttgtatgatgctacaagcttgacacacctggtcatttggggagtttctctctctctctgcagatcctcccaagctctatcaggttggatggggagcatcgctgaacagttattttcaggtcactccagagatgttcaatcaggttcaagtccgggctctgacgtgtcccgaagccactcctgcgttgtcttggctgtgtggttagggttgttgtcctgttggaaggtgaacctttgccccagtctgaggtcctgagcgctctggagcaggttttcatcaaggatctctctgtattttgctccgttcatatttccttcgatcctgactagtctcccagtcactgccactgaaaaacatgctgctgccacctccatgcttcaccttagggatggtgccaggtttcctccagacgtgatgcttggcattcaggccaaagagttcaatcttggtttcatcagaccagagaatcttgtttctcataggtgccttgtggcaaactacaagtgggctgtcgtgtcttttactgaggagtgacttccgactggccactctaccatacaggcctgattggtgaagtgctgcagagatggttgtccttctggaaggttctcccatcaccacagaggaactctggagctctgtcagagtgaccatcggtttcttggtcacctccctgaccaaggcccttctcccctgatttctgagttttgccgggcggccagctctaggaagagtcttggtggttccaaacttcttccattttaagaatgatggaggccactctgttcttggggaccttcaatgctgcagacatttttctgtgccttgacacaattctgtcttggaaaactacggacaattcctttgacctcatggcatggtttttgctctgacatgcactgtcaactgtgggacctcacataaacaggtgtgtgtgcctttttcaaataaattgaatttactacaggtggactccaatcaagttgtagaaacatctcaaggatgatcaatggaaacaggattgccctgagctcaatttcgagtctcaaagcaaagggtctgaattcttatggaAATAAggtgtatttaatcaattttagaataggggtgtaatgtaacaaaatgtggaaaaatggaaagggtctaaatactttccgaatgcactgtacatcctgtttgcaacattttctgcactaaagtaatactgcagaaaatgtggcaaagcaattaactatTTTTCCTGAATACAACAtgttatgtttagggcaaatccaatacaacgcattactaagtaccactctccatattttcaagcatagtggtggctgcattatgttatgggtatgcttgtaatagtTAAGCACTGGGGagattttcaggataaaaaaaataaacagaatggagctaaatccagaggaaaatctggttgtctgctttccaacagacactgggagattaattcactttTCACCAGGAGAATAACCTAaatcacaaggccaaatatacactggagttgcttatcaagaagacagtgaatgttcctgagtggctgagttagaTTTGTAGATATAAGTAAAAACTATGGCAagatctgaaaatggttgtctagcaatgatcaacaaccaatatgacagagcttgaataatttataaaagaataatgggtaaatgttgcacaatccaggtgtggaaagcgctTAGAGATTTAACCagaaatcactgccaaaggtgcttctacaaagtattaacttcggggtttgaatacttatgtaaatgagatatttatgtTTTTAATTTCCAATACATTAGTGAAGATTTCTATGagaatgttttcactttgtcattgagaggttgtgtgtgtgttgatgggtgaGGGGGGAAAATAAcaattttaatccattttaaatacaGGTTGTTACACAATGtaaaataagtcaaggggtatgaatattttaAGGCACTGCACCTGTCCTTGATTAACAATAGGCTAATCAGTGGATGATGTGTGTTCTTTAACCAGCTCTACCCAGTTCTATTGGAAAACAGTCATCTTCTTAAAGCCCAGAGGGGTTCTACAGTGGTGGGCTGTGGTTCTAAAGAGCACGTGGCCCACTGTGAGCCGGTCAACGAGAGCATTGCGGAGGCCCTCCAGAGAACCTCCAAAACCATCCAGGATATCGACAACCTCCTACTTTCTAGAGACACTGTCATGCAGGGCAGCGGATAATTACAGTCCTGCGTGATGTGTGATGTCGGGTTTGCTGTCAGAAAATACTTATTGCAAATGAGGAACATGTGAAGCAGTCAGAATTATTCATTGGTTTCAGGATCACTAAGTAAGCATTGTCTAGTGGCAGTTTCATTGctttacttacagttgaagtacagactgcaggaaaaagaaAATAGTTTTCTATTATTGTGAGGCTCAGATATAGGTCAAGGTGTCTAACACTGTCCTCCAGCTCAGCAACAGCCTCAACCCATGTGTGGTTAGACATAGTGGTTAGACCAGACTCTGAAAGATGATGGTTGTGGTGTGTTGAAGCTAGGCAATAGTTTGTTGAAAAATACTTAGTCCATCTTATTGCAATTCCTGTACTGTCTTCATCTGATATCATGAGGCGTATTGTACAGTGACAATCACAAGTAATAACGATTTTAAGTCATCTGTCGTGTACATTTCACCTTGTTGTCAGTGCTTTTCGAAGTGTACAGTTTAATAAGTGCCATGATTCCCCATTTTGAATCACTCATCAGTTCATGGTGGTCTCACTTCAGTAGGACTGGAAAGAAGAACTCTGAAGGAAGTGGCTGGAAATGACTAATGTTTTGTGTTGTGCTATACAGGATGTGTGTCATTtatactctacaaggtgttgaaagcgttccacagcgaTTCTGGTACATGTTGACTCCAATCCAcagttaagttggctggatgtcttttgggtggtggacattcttgaaaaccccagcagcgttgcagttcttgacacaaacggtgcacctggcacctactaccataccctattcaaagggacttcaatattttgtcttgtccattcaccctctgaatggcacacacacacagtccatgtctcaattgtctcaaggattaaaaatcattttttaaccctccccttcatctacactgattgaagtgggttTAACAAGTGTCATCAATTAGGGAccatagctttcatctggttcacctggccagtctatgtcatggaaggatgttttgtattgttagtgtATGTTCATGAATAAAGCCAAACTGTTCAGAATGTCTTACAGTAGAATAGGCTAGTTGTGTTTTTGTACTGCTGATGATGTGAGTGTTTAGCACTGAGGAAAATGCTATTGAATGTCTACCACCAGCAATGGGAGGAACTGTAGAAACTAGAGAGCTGTGATGAAAAACTTGTATTACTGCTTTCTCCTCAGAGAATCATGGAGGTCACACTTTCTCATGTCACTTAAATTATTAAGTGACAAAAATGATGGCCAGACCACATCAACCCAATTATTTTCCTACAAGCCTATGGATTGCTTATACATAGAAAAggaaaaagtattcatcccctttggtgtttttcctattttgttgcattacaacctgtaatttaaatagatttttatttggacttTATGTaaaggacatacacaaaatagtccaaattggtgaagtgaaatggaaaaaattccaaatggaaaagtggtgcatgcgtatgtattcaacccctttgctatgaagcccctaaataagatctggtgcaaccaattaccttcagaagtcacataattagttaaataaagtccacctgtgtgcaatctaagtgttacatgatctgtcacatgatctcagtatatttaTGCCTGTTCTGATCTGTcacatgaagaccaaggagctcgccaaacagatcagggaccaaggtgtggagaagtacagatcagggttgcaTTATAAAAAATTATCCGAAACGTTGAACATTCCACAGAGCAccatttaaatccattattaaaaaatggaaagaatatggcaccacaacaaacctgccaatagagggccacccaccaaaactcacggaccaggcaaggagggcattagtcAGAGAAGCAATaacgagaccaaagataaccctgaaggagctgcaaagctcagtggagattggagtctgtccataggaccactttaagccatacactccacagagctgggctttacggaagagtggccagaaaatagCCATTGCTTCAAGAAAAAAAATAAGTAAACACGGTTGGTATTCGCCAaaaagcatgtgggagactccccaaacatggaagaaggtactctggtcagatgagcctaaaattgagctttttggccatcaatgaaaacgctatgtctggcgcaaacccaacacctctttcaccccgagaataccatccccacagtaaagcatgttggtggcagcattgtgctgtggggttgttttcatcggcagagactgggaaactggtcagaattaaaGGAATGGTACTAAATACacagaaattcttgagggaaacctgtttgtcttccagagatttgagactgggacggaggttcaccttccagcaggacaatgactctaagcatactgctaaatcaacactcgagtggtttaaggggaaacatttaaatgtcttggaatggcctagtcaaagcccagacctcaatccaattgagaatctgtggtgtgacttagattgctgtacaccagcagaacccattcatcttgaaggagctggagacgttttgccttgaagaatgggcaaaaatcccagtggctagatgtgccaagcttatagagacataccccaagagacttgttttattttttatttcacctttatttaaccagataggctagttgagaacaagttctcatttgcaactgcgacctggccaagataaagcatagcagtgtgaacagacaacacagagttaaacatggagtaaacaattaacaagtcaataacacagtagaaaaaaaagagagtctatatacattgtgtgcaaaaggcatgaggaggtaggcgaataactacaattttgcagattaacactggagtgataaattatcagatggtcatgtacaggtagagatattggtgtgcaaaagagcagaaaagtaaataaatacagtatggggatgaggtaggtaaaaatgggtgggctatttaccgatagactatgtacagctgcagcgatcggttagctgctcagatagcagatgtttgaagttggtgagggagataaaagtctccaacttcagcgatttttgccattcgttccagtcacaggcagcagagaactggaacgaaaggcggccaaatgagatgttggctttagggatgatcagtgagatacacctgctggagcgcgtgctacgggtgggtgttgccatcgtgaccagtgaactgagataaggcggagctttacctagcatggacttgtagatgacctggagccagtgggtctggcgacgaatatgtagcgagggccagccgactagagcatacaggtcgcagtggtgggtggtataaggtgctttagtgacaaaacggatggcactgtgataaactgcatccagtttgctgagtagagtgttggaagctattttgtagatgacatcgccgaagtcgaggatcggtaggatagtcagttttactagggtaagtttggcggcgtgagtgaaggaggctttgttgcggaatagaaagccgactctagatttgattttcgattggagatgtttgatatgagtctggaaggagagtttacagtctagccagacacctaggtacttatagatgtccacatattcaaggtcggaaccatccagggtggtgatgctggtcaggcgtgcgggtgcaggcagcgaatggttgaaaagcatgtatttggttttactagcgtttaagagcagttggaggccatggaaggagtgttgtatggcattgaagctcgtttggaggttagatagcacagtgtccaaggacgggccggaagtatatagaatggtgtcgtctgcgtagaggtggatcagggaatcgcccgcagcaagagcaacatcattgatatataaagagaaaagagtcggcccgagaattgaaccctgtggcacccccatagagactgccagaggaccggacagcatgccctccgatttgacacactgaactctgtctgcaaagtagttggtgaaccaggcacggcagtcatcagaaaaaccgaggctactgagtctgccgataagaatatggtgattgacagagtcgaaagccttggcaaggtcgatgaagacggctgcacagtactgtcttttatcgatggcggttatgatatcgtttagtaccttgagcatggctgaggtgcacccgtgaccggctcggaaaccagattgcacagcggagaaggtacggtgggaggtcgattagaaaggcctgctcacagaagtgttttagggagcgtttgacagtgatgaggggtggtcgtttgactgcggctctgtagcggatacaggcaatgaggcagtgatcgctgagatcctggttgaagacagcggaggtgtatttggagggccagttggtcaggatgacatctatgagggtgcccttgtttacagatttagggttgtacctggtgggttccttgatgatttgtgtgagattgagggcatctagcttagattgtaggactgccggggtgttaagcatatcccagtttaggtcacctaacagaacaaactctgaagctagatggggggcgatcaattcacaaatggtgtccagggcacagctgggagctgaggggggtcggtagcaggcggcaacagtgagagacttatttctggagggagtaatttttaaaattagtagttcgaactgtttgggtatggacctggaaagtatgacattactttgcaggctatctctgcagtagactgcaactcctccccctttggcagttctatcttgacggaaaatgttatagttgggtatggaaatctccaaatttttggtggccttcctgagccaggattcagacacggcaaggacatcagggttagcagagtgtgctaaagcagtgagtaaaacaaacttagggaggatgcttctgatgttgacatgcatgaaaccaaggcttttacgatcacagaagtcaacaaatgagggtgcctggggacatgcagggcctgggtttacctccacatcacccgtggagcagaggaggagtagtatgagggtgcggctaaaggctatcaaaactggtcgcctagagcgttggggacagagaataaaaggagcagatttctgggcatggtagaatatattcagggcataatgtgcagacaggggtatggtggggtgctgtagctgtaattgctgcaaaaggtggctctacaaagtattgactttggggggtgaagaGGTATGCACGtttattgtcttatttcttgtttcacaatcaataatacaaattgcatcttcaaagtggtaggcttgtgaaaatcaaatgatacaaccccctcccaaaaaaaatattttaattccaggttgtaaggcaagaaAATAGGAAAAAGGCAAAGGaaggtgaatactttcacaagccactgtaccaGTTGGCTCAAAGCAGCTACGGTTTGGTAGCTAAAATGCCAATATATGTCAGTTGCTTAGCACTGGTATGACAGTGGTTGTGTTCATATAAACTGTACAGACTGCTGATAGCACTTCTCATTTCTCACCTCCCTTGATCAGAATAGTAATAGCCCGTACACTTCCTGTGTATGTATAAAACCATGGGTCTTTGTACAGGATAGTATTACATTGTCTCCAGACCCACACAAGGCCAGGGCTATACAGTGTATGCAGAGACTTGGACAGATTAGGTGAGTGATTGTGTCAGGGTGGATGCCATGGGAGGAAATTGATTTGTGAGTGTTGTGAGAGTGTATATCTACAAAGTCttcagaattactttcccaaagAACGTTCTGGTTTATTTGAAGTTACCTTTTAGTTATTTATATTATTTCTGATGTACCATGGTTGTGGACGTCTCTTACAGACATTTGCCTGCCAACTAAAGCTGAAAGGAAACCTTTTTAAGGTCTGTTAGAACAGTCATTGAGTCACATGTATTATTCATTTTGCCGTGAATTAAAGGTATGGGTAAAATATGGTTGCATCTGTATCCCAATGGTCTACAGAGGAATCATCTAGTCTCCTCACTGATTGGAAAGAACTGCACAGGCAAAATCAACATCACCTTCGTGGTTTCATCTGTCCTGTCCTTGGTTTTCAGATCAGTGCAATTAAAGGAGAGGAAGCCATTGAGATAAATGTAATACAGTATGCACTtccgtatttatttggacagtgaagctaaaatgtCTCATAggaggcgacagtacagaatgttaCCTTTTAGTTGAGTGTATTTTCATGAATTCATACATATCTATTTTATCGTTGGGAAGTGAAAGGACTTTATGTTTCTGCACCCCCCATTTGAAGAAGTCATCATGAGTACTCTGACAAATTCACTcatagtgtattaaagtagtcaaaagttgagtatttggtctgatattcctagcatgcaatgactacatcaagcttgtgactacacaCTTGTTGGAatcatttgctgtttgttttggttgtgtttcagatgattttgtgcCCAAAAAGTATGGAATGGTGAATAATTGTATTGTCTAATTTTGGAGTCACttctattgtaaataagaatagatgTTTCTGAACAATTCtaaattaatgtggatgctaccatgattatggataatcatgaatgaatggtaaataatgatgagtgagaaaggtACAGAGGCACAAAGATCATACCCCTGAAAAGATGCTAACCTCCCCatttattggtaatggtgagaggttagcttTTTTGGGAGGTACGATCTTTATTCATGATTTTTGAGGGTGTGACCATCATTATTTATGATGAATTCATGATtgtccgtaatcatggtagcatccacattcatgtagaattgttcagaaacatttattcttatttacaatcaaagTTACGCCCAAATGACACAATGTATGTAATTATCTCACCATATTTCTACCCAGGAGGAAAGATCAGACGTCAGGGCTCTTATGGCTCGCTTCAACACAGGAGGAGGCAGccccatggagggaggggttcaCCCTAAACTGGCATCCCACTCCAGCCTCTCCACTAGTTCCCCTCTCTTAGCCAAGCTAGCTGCCCTGGAGAAGAGCCGATCAGGAGGAGCCCTGACCACCACTAACTCCCCTGCAACTAAGCCTGTGTTTCAGAAGAAATTTGAGACCACAGCCAGAGAAGATGTAGGAACCTTGTTCCCCAAACCCCAGTCCTTCAAACCCAGGCCTGTGGAGACCATCAGGGACACAGAGTCTTCAGGGCCTGCGTCCTCTTTCACTATACCTCCTCTGAAAAGACCTGTCAACACAGCCTTTCCGGACAACAAGGTCAAACTGGCTCCGGCCTCAGGCTCAGCCAAACCTCCGTGGGTAAAGGACAGTGAGTCAGAAAACACCCCTACACTCCCTAAACTGCCCTTAGCCCTCAAACCAAAGATCTCCATCGCATCACTGCAGTCCAACCTTGACCAAGAGACCCCGACGGAACATCCAACACCATCCACCCCCAAATTGCGCCCGATCTCCATGTCCAAATTCCTTCCACCCCAcacccagcagaactccctctcTAGACAGGAAAGTGAAGCAAGCCTCCCAACTTTGAACTCTAGCAAATGTATGCCTCCCCAACCTCCTCTCACTCTGAAACCCAACTTCCTGACAGCGCAAGCTGGAGCGAGGGATGAACTGGTCCCTCATGAAGAGAATGATGATCCCTCTGCCCCTAAGAAGAAACCCCTGCCTAATGTGTTTTCTCTGGGGGACCCTCCTCTGAAACCCAACAGGCCTCCCCATGTTACCTTACAGATGTTTAGGACTGAAGGTGAgatctcttctcctttcctctatgTACACCCAAAATACATTAAAACCTCATTATTGGGTCTAGTTGATATGTCACAAGACCCAGTCCTCTTCCTTAAATATGTCATCATGTCTCATAAAGAGAATGACAGACCCAGAGGTAGAAGCTAAggcacagatctagaatcagcttaCCCTCCTCAAATTCTACCCTTAACCATTAGGAGAAAACATGCACACAAGCATGGTTCTATTGCTTTGTTGTTGTGTGACAGGTCCTGAGTTGAGCGCAGCggggcctcctcctcctccccacaccAGCAGTTTCCCTGCACCTCTgactccctgcctcctctctaacTCCCCTGCAGCTATGTAAGTACAATACTTTGCTTATGAAAATCATCGATTCAAGAAGAAACTCCTTAGCATACAAACGTTAACCACCGTAGGCTAACTCACTAGCATACCACACACCcctatagcccccccccccccccccatttggtCCTCAGTCTTGGTCAGTTGGCTATTTGCGATGTGTAATCCAGTCATCATGTGCTGTTTGCATGAACATTTCTAAAGGCTTTCACAAAAAAACTTCCCAATTAAATGTTGACtgcaatgtaggcctacctgaCAGAATGATATAATGCTGATTTGTATCTATGGGGAAGGCATTTGTTTTGCTCAATTGAATTAAAGGGCAACTATATCCTCTTCCCTAAAAATTCTCGATTTTTCCCAGACATTAACAGTGGTCTCCtggtgtggtttaagcattgttgttgACTTACAACATCACATTTTTGGCGTTATTTAAAaaaagtgtgattttgagagtgaaaacctgAAAAATCCAATAGGAAAACATAGGATTTTTCCCAAGGGCGCCTTTGCTTCACACAGGACCCACTTTTCCAGGCAcaactacaccactgcataggcttgatggaaagacagcagtccaTTCACTGAGACATAATAAGCCAGTAGGTCCCAAtcataagaatacaaaaacacaaccattgGGTAAGCATTTCCCAATCGAAATGTACAACTATTACTTcccattgcaaaaaaaaaaacacatttagcaCCCCAAGTAACCCCTGATCTAAAGTTTAAATGCAACAATGTGTTAAACACACATATGTTATTTTCAAAGAGATGGTTATCAACAGTATGTGAGctgcaataaaaaaaaacacagttcCACCAGATGAGGATCATTTGAAACTTAACTACTTGTTGAAAGTTATTcttggggagaaggggagaagctAAAAAATGAGCAACAACATCCACTTCGATAACACCCACTGCAGCCGCTGCAAACTAGCTTATAGCTTAAGCTAGCTAGTTAAACCGTGGGAAAACCTTTGACCTGTTGGGTCAATTACAAGTCAATGGgattggttgattccactgtCATTCTAAAATGTTGCCCTAATATAGTTGAATGGCAGATGCATTCTATCAAGTTTCAGATGGCCTAGCCAgtggctaacttagctagctagaaaaATATTGATTGGATATTTTTTTCTTTTCAGTTTTAACCTTTTCCTTTCTAACAAAAATTGAAGAGACTAAATCAGAACATCATTTAAAATAATATAGTTATGCTATAAATCCTTAGCCTTTCTCTGAAAGCATAGAAGGTCCTCATTGTTCCCTGCTGTGTTTGTGCTAGTAAACATTTGCAGAGCGTCTCTATTTGCCCTCTGCATGCATTTATTTTTACCATTCTGAATGTATAAAGAATCCatatgttcttctgaaatattATTACAGAAATACTGGAAATGTTGAACTCTTATTATAGTGACGATTTAACAATATTACAGTCATGGACTCAATCTCAGACCTCTTGTCCCCCTCCCAGTCTTCACTCAGTCTCGCTCCccctccggtcttggtcttgacttggGCTCGATTCGCTCCGGTGTTGGTCTTGAATCGGTCTTGCTTGAGGTGGTCTCGAACACAACACTGGTTATTCTTAAATTCAgttttttttgtggcccccaccctcATCAAAGTAGCCCATCCCTGTTCTAAAGTCTTTGGTGTTGTGATAATAACATGAATgaccgtgtgtgtatgtgtgtgtgtgtgtgtctttctaacCATGAATGATGATCAGAATCCAGCCCAACCAGGAGGATAGCTATGACGACATTGGGGTCATGAATCTCCCTTCACCCCTTCCCCCTGGAGGTGCCGCTTCCATTCTTACACAACCTCACCTATACGAGCGCTACGTGGCATTGTGAATAATATGTGTAGCTAGGCCCTAAATCATTTGGTGGAACAAAGATGATTGTTTCAAATTaagaaataaaaatgtgtttaatactCAATGTTGTGGATACAAGCTAAGACATAAGAAATGATGTCAATAATCAACATAGAACTGAAAATGACTTATATGTTTGTTTGGTTTTCATTACAGGACATCCC contains these protein-coding regions:
- the LOC109896125 gene encoding FYN-binding protein 1, which translates into the protein MARFNTGGGSPMEGGVHPKLASHSSLSTSSPLLAKLAALEKSRSGGALTTTNSPATKPVFQKKFETTAREDVGTLFPKPQSFKPRPVETIRDTESSGPASSFTIPPLKRPVNTAFPDNKVKLAPASGSAKPPWVKDSESENTPTLPKLPLALKPKISIASLQSNLDQETPTEHPTPSTPKLRPISMSKFLPPHTQQNSLSRQESEASLPTLNSSKCMPPQPPLTLKPNFLTAQAGARDELVPHEENDDPSAPKKKPLPNVFSLGDPPLKPNRPPHVTLQMFRTEGPELSAAGPPPPPHTSSFPAPLTPCLLSNSPAAIIQPNQEDSYDDIGVMNLPSPLPPGGHPNLKIEAELSDEEMYEDLEERWIEQEAKGLKETNEVKGQEKKSDKEEKKRLEQEKKMQKSREKKEQEAKKKYKLSGPIQVIHKAKAQVECKGGKTDLPLTQGETIDIIRITDNPEGRWLARNNEGNYGYVRTEAVGIDYDLIKEQKKGPLPNQSEEKPEVYDDVGILDNACSGVKVQQAEDGDIYDDVDGSNQNRFPPPLPKEGDEIYDDVESQSFTAPPPPPNSLPQLTPTGKQEVMDPKKKKKFEKEEKEFRKKFKFEGEIQVLYDVTIDPTLDSKKWGNKDLQLKPGEVIDVIVKPTDGKLIGRNRDGKFGYVSMVNVAQDGGDVYDDIGESCIYDND